A single genomic interval of Spinacia oleracea cultivar Varoflay chromosome 6, BTI_SOV_V1, whole genome shotgun sequence harbors:
- the LOC110784330 gene encoding zinc finger A20 and AN1 domain-containing stress-associated protein 4-like, giving the protein MENMMNSHQSENATYCANGCGFFGTAATKNMCSKCYRDHHLKDEQSSTMRAAVKKSLSSSQSDEAVAVREAVEEQSATVRAAVDKSLSSPVVEKKKSVEPSAVVTAVEEVGSSRKAANRCGSCKKKVGLVGFNCKCGTTFCGSHRYPEEHKCTYDYKVAGKEAIAKANPLVVAEKLQRL; this is encoded by the coding sequence ATGGAGAACATGATGAACAGCCACCAATCAGAGAACGCCACGTACTGCGCAAACGGTTGCGGATTTTTCGGCACGGCGGCAACGAAGAACATGTGCTCAAAGTGTTACCGCGACCACCACCTCAAAGACGAacaatcctccaccatgagaGCCGCCGTAAAGAAGTCGTTATCCTCCTCACAGTCCGATGAAGCGGTGGCTGTGAGGGAGGCGGTGGAAGAACAATCCGCTACCGTGCGAGCCGCAGTTGATAAATCGTTGTCCTCACCAGTCGTTGAGAAGAAGAAGTCCGTAGAACCGTCGGCGGTTGTGACGGCGGTGGAGGAGGTGGGGAGTTCGAGGAAGGCTGCGAATAGGTGTGGGAGCTGTAAGAAGAAGGTTGGATTGGTGGGGTTTAACTGTAAATGTGGGACAACTTTCTGTGGGTCCCATAGGTACCCCGAAGAACACAAGTGTACGTATGATTACAAGGTTGCCGGAAAAGAAGCCATTGCTAAAGCTAATCCTCTTGTTGTAGCTGAAAAGTTGCAGAGACTCTGA